The Nicotiana tomentosiformis chromosome 9, ASM39032v3, whole genome shotgun sequence genome contains the following window.
tactccgcatctgcgggctcgcagatgcggaaatcctaCTCGCACTTGCGACCACTGCTTAGCTAACCCAGAATCGCTTCTCCGACCCCTTGGCTGCTTTTGCGGTTTCGTACCTACGACCATAAACTTCGCAGGTGAGATCAcaccagaagccttaagcttcagcaATTCTTTAAGTCCAAAACTCAACCTGATTCCAATctgattcgcacccgaggcccccgagacccatCCAACCATACCAACGCATCCTAAAagatgatacaaacttagttgaaatctcaaatcacgccaaacaacatcaaaattatgaatcgacgatcgaaacctttctttgaactttcaaactttaagcttcgccgaacgcgtccgaattacacttaaacatttcagaatgatgccaaacttcacgagtaagtcataaatcacgatgcTAATCttttccaaggctcggaacccaaaacggacatcgataacaccataGTCCAATTCAAACCCGACGTAGGAAATTCTAaaatcttcaaaatgccaactttccatattaaGCGCCAAAATACCCCCGGATcacccgatactcaatccgaacatacgcccaagtccgaaatcatcttacgaacctattgaaaccttcaaattccgattctgaggtcgtttactcaaaaatcaaaccttagtcaactcttccaacttaaagcttccgaactAGAATTTCTATTCGAATCGACTgagcttcccgaaattcaattccgaccacacgtacaagtcataatacctgaagtgaagctactcaaagtctcaaaccgccgaacgacacgctagagctcaaaacgaccagtcgggttgttacaatatCTATTGCAGCAATATAAGCACTATAAGATCTTTTTCAATTGGCATCGTCTGCAAAGAGTCACCATTATTAATTTGCATTCACAAgggggaaaagaaaaagaaaaagaaagaggtaAACACATTTCAGAAGTATCACAATAGTAGCTGCAGCAAGCTCTTGAGAGAAGTACAAAATGCTAGAGTACTCTATTCCTAGTAAAGCTTAAGATTAAGTCGTAATAAGCAAACCTCCATAGAAGTACCGAATAGCAGCTTCTCGGTGTAGCTTCAATGTCTAGTAACAACAAGTCAAAAAAAAATACTCCTTTCAAGTAGTTAGATAGTGGGAAGGCTTTGCTCTATTCTttttctctttcattgttgaaccACCAGGATGATTGAATCTAAACATACGTGAAATTCAGGAGTTCATTTTGCCTCTAGTTAGCAGTAAATACATACTATTACAGACCCTTCAAGAAACTAACAAAGAGAAAAGAGCATTATATGTTCCATTTTTTCACAACCAGAGGAAAGCTGATCAACTCAACAACAAGCACAGCTAACAAAACAGAGCGGACGTAAACCACAAAAGATTCACAGAATAAGCCTTATTCACACAAGAATGAAGAACACAATCTGGTATTCAAGGATGGCCAAACAATAGTAGAAGATAATGGGCACATGTTACAAACATTTTCCGAAAACCATAACACACTGTTCAAAATCTTTTCTTTACACTTTCAACAATCAAGAAACTGTTATTTACTTTGTCAAATCGACACATTGTCTCAAAAGACACCACAAGCAAACCTAAAATCCACTATGTGAATAGACAAACTTCATGTCCAGAAAAAAGCACCCAATTAAGGGAAAAGAACTATGCAGAACTTGTATCACCATGAGAATTAAGCAACTCCTCCCAGTCAATTTCTTCCTCCTCTTCGTCTTTCTCCCTCAACGCCTCCAATATCTTCCTAACTTTATCCTTGGCTTTCTCACTTTCCAAAATTTCCTCAAGTGTTATCAACAAGTCCTCTGCAGCAGCCTCTTTTGCcaatcctttaaacctaagtccACCATGACTTAGTCCATATAATGCAGTAACACAACTCTCACGAATAGATTCTGCATCAAACTCTCCCTTTCTCAACATACCCACAAAACACTCCACAGCACCCCCATCAAGCATAGATCCTCTCCCCTCTAAACTCGCTGCCATGTTACATAAAATTGACAGAATTCGACCCGTCATATGACCCGTTCTCACCATGCCTAATAGCGATTGAACCGCCCCAAGTTTCACCAACTTAGCCCTGTTACTCTGAACCAAAGAAAGATGATACAGTGCCAAAGCCGAATCATGCCGCATCCGTTCCGACTCAGAACGGAGAGAGTGAAGCAGAGGAGGCAGTGCCCCCAAAACACCAATTGCAGTTTTGTTCTGATCATCCAAAGCTAAACTGAAAAGTGCACCTGCAGCATGTTCTTGTGATTCAGGGAATCCTCCTTTTAACACGTCAATTAACGGCGGAACAATTCCAGAACGAACAATCTTCACCTTGTTTCCATTTTCTAAGGAGAGGTTCACTAGCGCTGCTATGGAGTTCACCTGTACTGAAGCATATCTCGAGGAGATGAGAGAACGAAGAGCTGAGAGCAAACGAGGAGTGCAGAGCTGAAAACGGGTTTCTTCCCGGGTCCGGGTCAGCTTTCTAAGTGAGATCACAGCTTCTTCTTGTTCAAACACTTGGGAGCTCTTCAGTTTGACGATGAGTTCATCTTCTTCACAAGAGTTAGGGTTTGTGGGGTCCATTTCGGAGGAGGACGCTGAAGAGTAACAGCAGGGTCGAGTTAGAGGACTTGTAGGAGTCACGGACTCCTCAGAAGTAGTAGAAATTTGACGATTCAACTGTGCCGACACAGACTCGATGAACCGGTTCATAACATCACAATTCTTGCTATTATTGGTGTTTTGGGTAGCCATTAATGTACGGACGAGATTCTCAGTAGAGATGAAATCGAGGGGTATAGGAGGATGGATATGGGAAGAAGAGCACCAGTTGAGAATGGTGGATTTGAGGGCGAGATTAGGGATGATAGTGGAGAAATTGGGGATAGACTTATCAGGTAAAATGGGTGTGAAAGAGAGGGATTTACAGGCAAGAACAGAGTGACGTTCGAAGGTATGGCCTGAAGAGACAATTATAGGATCAGCCATGAGAGAACCAGAAATTGGACAGATGAATTCCTTTGGAGGGTGTTTTACTTTTATTGGAGATTTGTGGAAGGAGATTCTCCATCTTTGCTTTCCACTTCCCATTTTGATGTTGCAGCAATGGACTCGTTAATGAAATTTTAGTGTAACTGAAGAATTGATGTGTTTGAGTTTGAGGAGAAAAGGAAacatgatatgaaatttcagtatGGTAGAATAGTCAGGGGAAAAGGAATTGAAGACTCAAGCTGCTAATCATTCAACTAAAGTGCCAATTCTTAACTTGATTACTTTGTAGGAGTAATTTttatttctcttctatttcttcttattattttattttaacaactttatttcattttcaacAGGGAAGGCTCTTAAAGGGTTGTACCATGGAGTACCTAATTGCACCACAATGATAAGACtgaaaatggccaaatatactcTTCTACTATTACAGAAGGTTTAAATGTATCACTCATTATACTTTGAGTCCAAACATACTCATGTCGTTATATAATATACCAATTTTTCGTTAAGTTTGTCCAAAGTGGATATCCAATCCTACGTGACACTGACATTTGATGAGGTAGATGTTACATGGCTTGTCACCTTAGCGCTCCTAACCCATTTTACCCCTTCCTTCTATTTTTTTCCGCCACTAAAATTTTTTTTTCCTCCACCACTATTGCCACCATTACCGCTAtcataaaaaatattgtatttcaaatGTTAGTCTTTTATATATGGATTAGGGGCGTTGAGGGTGGATGCCATGTggcatccacctcatcaaatATCAGTGTCACGTAGGATTGGATGTCCACCTTAGACAAGCTTAATAGAAGACTATAGTATTACAACAAGGATATATTTGGACCCAAAATATAACAAATGGTATATTTAAATCTTTTCTCATAGTACAtgagtatatttggccctttgccgatgAAAAAAGTTTATCCCTCGCTCACAATTTAGGTGAtgcatttatctatttagtaaaATTTAACCATTAATAAGATGATTTGCAACTTACTATTATATTATAGATCACAAAGTTTAACAAtgtctttttctttcttaaatttttgTACTAAGTCAAATAATATGAAATAAAATGGGACAAAACGAACACAACaaagaaataatttaaatatatgtTTATCATGAAAAGAAGAAATATTTGTAAAATTGACATTGATTAGCCCTCCCTGCAATTCTTGGGAATTTTTACATAAATAGTCGGCCATATTAATTATTTACGTTTTagccatatatataaattatacattgattatatacaaTTATACATAATTCATAAGCTATTTTTAGTATAAGTGTTAGATTGGGCGactatttgagttaattcttcCAATTCAATTCTTTAGCTAAAAAACTTGATCTAGAGTATTTGGGATTTTATTATTTCCGGAACGCCCTTTAATATTCAAATTGATATTCTTTCACGTACTCCCTATATCATTAATGTCGCAAAAAGAGAGTGAAAGAGAAGGTACACCAAATTAATCCCCTTTTGGCCAATAAATTAAGATTATGAAGGACCTTGCATATATTACTGAAACTGCACATAGATTTGTGATATTAAAATCTGAAGTTGATGCAAAAGGGACTCAGACACCCTAGCAATGAGTCTTCAGCACTCGTTCAAGCAAATGTAACACAATCATTGTTCTCTTCTTTAAAGGCCTCTTAACTTAATTGCTAAgcttctttcttccttttcttgcCTGCACTCCACTTTGAAATCTTCCATAGACAAaatcctcttcttctttttttctttttttttttcgcaTTTTTAGGTTTAGAGTAATTAAGACGAACAAAATCAAAAATAATTGAGGAATGTATAATTATATTCATGTACATTATGCATATAACtgtatataattaatatataatctaCGTATACTgtctaaaaaaagtaaaaaatatcaaattatctAGCTAGCTATTTGTATAAAAAATTCTTTAATTAATATTCGAAGTTCACTAACATGTTTAATTCGGATTAATGCGAAATTGGTCTACTAAGAAAGATAAAGCACTCCTATcaaaagttttttatttttaagacTTGAACCCGGGATCTCGGAGTACAGAGAGATCTAAACTATCACACAACACAATTTGATCATTTGGTATACTCATAGGCTCGACTAatctaaaatatttaaaagataaATGAATGGTTCAATAATATAAATCTTTCGGGGATCGTTTGGTTCGATGTATTCAGATAAATAATCATTGTATAAAAGAGTTGTAATAGTGATATAATGTTCGGTTTATA
Protein-coding sequences here:
- the LOC104118693 gene encoding U-box domain-containing protein 40-like, with protein sequence MGSGKQRWRISFHKSPIKVKHPPKEFICPISGSLMADPIIVSSGHTFERHSVLACKSLSFTPILPDKSIPNFSTIIPNLALKSTILNWCSSSHIHPPIPLDFISTENLVRTLMATQNTNNSKNCDVMNRFIESVSAQLNRQISTTSEESVTPTSPLTRPCCYSSASSSEMDPTNPNSCEEDELIVKLKSSQVFEQEEAVISLRKLTRTREETRFQLCTPRLLSALRSLISSRYASVQVNSIAALVNLSLENGNKVKIVRSGIVPPLIDVLKGGFPESQEHAAGALFSLALDDQNKTAIGVLGALPPLLHSLRSESERMRHDSALALYHLSLVQSNRAKLVKLGAVQSLLGMVRTGHMTGRILSILCNMAASLEGRGSMLDGGAVECFVGMLRKGEFDAESIRESCVTALYGLSHGGLRFKGLAKEAAAEDLLITLEEILESEKAKDKVRKILEALREKDEEEEEIDWEELLNSHGDTSSA